The Streptomyces sp. NBC_00483 genome contains the following window.
CACTGGGCGTTCAGGAGCGGCATGGTGACGACGGCCTGGCCCGCCTCGACCAGCAGGGACACCGGGAAGCTGGGGCGGCCCGACGCGTCGTGGACGGTGGTGCCCACCGTGAGGCCGTTGGTCTCCAGGAGGCCGCGCACGGCCGCCTCCGACGCCTCGGGTCCTGCCGGGGAATCACCCATGGAGTAGGCGAGGAGAAAGGGAATGTCGCCCTTTCCATCGGGGTGTTCACCACTCCAGGCGATGACCGCCAGAGTTCCCAGATCGGCTGCTCGAAATGCGGGGCCACTGCTCACAGTTGAAGTCATCGAAGAAGCCTAGCCAGACCCGGTCGGCGCACCGGCCACGGTTCACACGTTTGGCGGAACGCATTCCGCGGACGAAATACCGAAGGCTGACCCGGGAACCCTGGGTCCCGAACCAGCCTTCGACGAATGGCTCGACGTACGAACCTGACGTACGAACCTACTGACCGACGGGGAGACCGCCGAGCATGCTGCCGGCGCCGGAGCCGGAGCCGCTCTCGTTCAGCCCGTCGACGGCGCCCTTGACGGTGCTGACGGCGCCCCCGTCGTTCTTCGGGTCGAGCAGGTTGCTGTCCACCGGCGAGACGTCCAGCGTCGGCTGGCTGGTGATCGTGTTCACCGCGCCGTTCAGGCTCATCGGAGTGAGGTCCGAGGCAAATGCCGGAGCGGCGGCACCGACAATCGCCATCGATCCGGCGACAACGGCAGCGGTCTTCAGAACCTTCATTGTTTATGCCTTCCCTCGACAACTCGCGTCGTCGGTTTGGAAAATACGCTTCTGCTTGCTCAACGAGCGTCCCGACCTCGGGGTGTGCGTCATCGCGCCGAAACCCGAAGGATCCGCACACCCGAAACGGCCGCACAACGGAGCAGCCGCCCCTCGGGGAGGGGCGGCTGCGGAAGAGTCGGGCTGGGCCCGTCAGTCGTTGGCGCAGGTGTTGCCGAACGCCGGGTTCAGCAGACCGATGACGTCAACGGTGTTGCCGCAGGCGTTGACCGGCACGTGCACGGGAACCTGCACGGTGTTGCCCGAGATCACGCCGGGGGAGTTGGTGGCAGCGCCCTGCGCGCCGGAGTCGGCGGCGGCGACGCCGGCCGAGCCGGCCATGGCAGCGGCGGCCATTGCGGAAAAGACGACTGCCTTCGCGGTACGCGACATGAAGCATGCTCCTTGGAGGTCGTTCTGTTCGGCCAGCGCGGGTGCCTGGCACGTGGTGCAACGGGGCGGCCGTACAAGGGGTTGCGGCTCCGAACGGGTGACTGGCCGTCGCGGCGGCCCCTTTGGGGTGACGTCATGAGCGAACGGGTGAACCGGTTCTCGCGGGGCCGGAGGCCGGTGGTCCACTGGGGGCCGTCATGAGATTGGCCGCGCCGCCTTCCTGTCAGCCGTCGGCTCCACGCCGTTGGGAGGGCGGCCCCCGACCCGGGCGCCCCGTGACTCCTCCGGCCCGGCGCCCCATGACAGAGCTCGGGCCGCCGGCGAATGCGGAAAGCCGGCGGCCCGAGCCTTGTGTGCGTTCGGCTGATCAGCCGTTGTGCACACCGTTTCCGGCGAGGACCGGGATGTCACTCAGGATGTGCGAGAGCGGCTCGTCACCCTTGGCCTGGGTGGAGTTCTCGGTGCACTGCTGGTTCTGCGGGGCCGACAGGACCGGCACGTCCTGGACCGCGACCGGCACGACGCCGACGAGCGAACCGACGTTGCCCTTGACGGGCAGGCCGACGCAGGGCTTGTTCAGGGAGCCCTGGACGAGACCGAGCTGCGGGCTCATGTCGCCCGCGGTGGTGGAGTTGCCGTACGTCTGCGACGAGCCGTTGCCGCTGGTCGAGGTCGTGCCGTGGTCGTCGCCGATGGCGAGCGCCTGCGGGGCGGCTGCGGCGGAGACGCCGACGACGGAGACGGCGACCGCTGCGGCGGCCATGGCCTTCTTGAGCATGGTTCTGATTCCTTTTCTGACGGGCACCGGTTACTGCACTGAGCGCAACTGCGGAGGGCGGAAATGGTTCCGCATATCCACCCGATCGGACAGACATCGAAACCCGGTCGAGCACCCGTGCCCCCGCCAAGCGGCCCGCACTGGCGCGATTTTCATTTCATCGACCCCGCGCCGTAATCGGAATCGATCGGAGCCACGTCCGAGTGAACGTGAGCAACCGATGGCGAGCTGCGGAGTTGATACAAGTGCTCCCAGACGGAAATAAGAAGGGGAATTTCCTCATGCTGAAGAAGGCCATGGCTGCCGCGGCGGCCACCGCTTCTCTCGTCGGTATCGCGGCCGCCGCCGCCCCGCAGGCCCTGGCCGTCGGCAACGACGGTGGGACCACGTCCGAGAGCGGCAACAACGCCTCGCAGACGTACGGCAACTCCGCCACGTACGGCAACATGAGCCCGCAGATGGCGCTGATCCAGGGCTCCCTGAACAAGCCCTGCATCGGCCTGCCGGCCAAGGCCAACGTCGGCTCGCTCGTCGGCGTCGTGCCGGTCTCCGTCCAGGACATCCCGGTCCTGTCGGCGCCGCAGAACCAGCAGTGCACCGAGAACTCCACCCAGGCCAAGGGCGACGAGCCGCTCTCGCACATCCTGGAGGACATCCCGGTCCTGTCCGGCAACGGCACCGGCAACAACTGAGGATCCGTTGCATGAATCGGGCCGCCGCTCCGGCGGCCCGGTCTGCTGTTCCGGCGCCGGCCGGAAATTCAGGTAGCTGTACGAGCCTTTTGATCCGCTGCGTCCGGATGTTCGGGAGGTCGCGCACAGTGCCGAATTTCCTGCGAATGGCTCGCGCGGGAATGGTCCGAACGGGTTTCGGTCCGCAACTGCCCGGAATGCAATCCAGTTGACCACACGTAGCTCCGCATCCGGAGCGCGCGTATCGAAAGGGAACCACCCCATGAAGAAGCTCTTCGCAGCCGCCACGATCGCTGCCTCCGTCGCCGGCCTCTCCGCCGTGGCCGCCCCGCAGGCGCTCGCCATCGGCGACGACACCGGCACGACGTCCACCAGCGGCAACGGCTCGTCGCAGACGTACGGCAACTCCGCCACCGCCGGTGACATGAGCCCGCAGCTCGGTCTCGTCCAGGGCTCCCTGAACAAGCCCTGCGTCGGCCTGCCGGCCAAGGCCAACGTCGGTTCGCTCGTCGGCCTCGTGCCGGTCGCGGTCCAGGACATCCCGGTCCTGTCGGCCCCGCAGAACCAGCAGTGCACCGAGAACTCCACCCAGGCCAAGGGTGACGAGCCGCTCTCGCACATCCTGAGCGACATCCCGGTCCTCGCCGGGAACGGCACCGCGAACCACTGAACGGACTGAGGGGCGGTCGCCGGTACGCGCGACCGCCCCTCTCCGTACGGTGTTCCGTACGCCAGGCATGACAAAGGCGGTGGACCGGGATCGGTCCACCGCCTTTGGCGTGTGTTCTTGCGTCGGCTACTGGATCGCGGGGAGGAGGCCGGTGACCGGCGCCACGAGGTCGGTGGCCTGGTGCAGTTCGTTCAGGTGGTTGAGCCCGTTGAGCCCGGAGAGCTGTTCCGCGGTGCTGGGGAGCTGTGCCTGCTGGTCCTCCGGGATCGCCATCGCTGTCAGCGAGTCGACGGTTCCAGTGGGGGAGATGGGTTCGACGGCGTGGGCCGCGGGGGTGGCGGCCGCCGCGGCTCCGACGGCGAGGAGGACGGCGCTGAGGGCACGACGAGTTGAGATCATGTCCGGCTAACGGTGGGGCCGGCGGGGCGGATACGGGGTTCGCGGAGCGCCCACCCGTGAGGGCCAATCGTTCGAGTGGGCGTCGTGCTGGTGCGGTCGACGGGTTTCTACGCCTCGGGGCTCTGCCCTGGACCCCGCGAGTCTCGTCCCGGAGCGGGGCTTGATTTTCCGGGGCCAGCCGAAGGTGAAGGACCGCCGGGGCTTGCATTGCCAGGGCCCGCCGGAAGCGCTGAAGCGGTGAGTAGCGTGTGGACCTCTTGGGCTCTGCGGAGGCCCGCCGGGTAGGGGAGGGCTTGGGCCAGGTGGGTTGCGTGGGTCAGGGCTTGGGCGGACTCGGTGGGGGCGAAGAGGTGGGACAGGGCGGCCGCGTGGGCCAGGTGGGCCTCCACCTCGGCCAGGCGTTCGCCGGTTTGTGCGGCGCGGGTGGCTTCCGCTGTCGCGAGTTCCAGGG
Protein-coding sequences here:
- a CDS encoding rodlin; the encoded protein is MKKLFAAATIAASVAGLSAVAAPQALAIGDDTGTTSTSGNGSSQTYGNSATAGDMSPQLGLVQGSLNKPCVGLPAKANVGSLVGLVPVAVQDIPVLSAPQNQQCTENSTQAKGDEPLSHILSDIPVLAGNGTANH
- a CDS encoding DUF5949 family protein, translated to MTSTVSSGPAFRAADLGTLAVIAWSGEHPDGKGDIPFLLAYSMGDSPAGPEASEAAVRGLLETNGLTVGTTVHDASGRPSFPVSLLVEAGQAVVTMPLLNAQCSVPPEWLAAAEARKSAYFLFTTRVWPTATPGSPVTEQELEEFAGDEETLMAAAHCLLPIRRVRA
- a CDS encoding rodlin, whose protein sequence is MLKKAMAAAAATASLVGIAAAAAPQALAVGNDGGTTSESGNNASQTYGNSATYGNMSPQMALIQGSLNKPCIGLPAKANVGSLVGVVPVSVQDIPVLSAPQNQQCTENSTQAKGDEPLSHILEDIPVLSGNGTGNN
- a CDS encoding chaplin, whose amino-acid sequence is MSRTAKAVVFSAMAAAAMAGSAGVAAADSGAQGAATNSPGVISGNTVQVPVHVPVNACGNTVDVIGLLNPAFGNTCAND
- a CDS encoding rodlin, with protein sequence MLKKAMAAAAVAVSVVGVSAAAAPQALAIGDDHGTTSTSGNGSSQTYGNSTTAGDMSPQLGLVQGSLNKPCVGLPVKGNVGSLVGVVPVAVQDVPVLSAPQNQQCTENSTQAKGDEPLSHILSDIPVLAGNGVHNG